A window of Cellulosimicrobium protaetiae genomic DNA:
GACGACGTAGCCCTGGCCACGGTCGAGGATCTCCTGGGACGTCGTGCGGACGCGCTCCGCGTCCCACGGGTCCTCCTCCAGGTCGAGCCCGCCGTTCGGGGCGTCGGTGCTCATGCGCGTCTCGAGCACCGCGAACTGGTCGATCCACTCCTCGGGCACCTCGTCCGTCCACACGTGGACCCGGTAGCCGTCGGAGCGCTCGGTGGCCGCCGCACGCAGCGGGTCGAGCACCTCGGGCGCGACCGGGAGGTCGAGCACCGAGTGGCGCATCACCTGCTCCAGGGTGAACCCGCGGTGCAGCGCGAAGGCGGTCGCGTCGTCGTGCGCCGGGACGCGACCGCTGCCCGTCGGTGCCTCGAGCGCGCCCGGGCCGGGCGGCGGCTCCGGCGCGAACGACGAGTCGGACTGGACCACGCGCCGACCCTCCGCGCGTGCGACCTCCAGAGCCGCGTCCCACAGCGCGGAGCCGACGCCCCGGCGCCGGTGCGCGGGGTCCACGCCGACGTAGACGACCGCCACGTGCGTGTTGCCCTGCTGCGGGAGTGCCACCATCGACCGCCCGACGACGGCCTCGGGCCGGGGCGCCGTCTCGTGCGGGGCGTCGTCGCGCACCGCGACCCAGCGCAGCACGCGGCGGTAGCCGGCGCTCGCCACCGTGCCCGCGACGGTCGCCGCGTCCAGGGCGAGGTCGGTGTGGCCGTGGATCGCGCGGTCGATCGCGTCGCCGACCCGAACCGTGCCGTGGACGGCCCAGGCGTCCGGCGCGTCGAGGCTCCCCGGGACGGGCTCGATGCGCACGCGCACGGCGCGCGCGGTGGTGGTGGTCGGTCCTGCCTGCGCTGCGGTCACTCGCCGTCCTTCGGGGTCGTCCTGCGCTGCCACGCGGCCCACACGCCCGCGGGCCGGAACCCGAGGGCGACGTTGATCGCGAGCATGTGGTCGTTCTCCTGCGCGTTCCACGTGTGGACGCGCCGGGTCGTGGGTCGCTCGGCGGCCAGCGCGTCGAGGTTCGCCACCTTCACGAGCATCCCGAGGCGGCGCCCGCGGTGCTCACGGAGCACGAGGGTGTCCTCCTGGAACGCGAAGTCGTCGTGGTCGTGCGGGTACAGGAAGACCGTGAACGCGGCGAGGGTGCCGGTCGGCGCGTGCTCCGCGGCGCTCAGGAGGAAGCCGTTCCGCTTCTCGGACTGCTCGTCGACCCACGTGCGCACGCGGCGCGCGTCCCACGGGTCCTCGCCGTACTCGACTCCACCGATCGGCGGGTCGGTGCTCATGCGGGTGAACAGCACGGCCACCTGGTCGTGCCAGACGTCGGGGACCTCGTCGGTCCAGGTGTGCACCCGGTAGTCGACCCCGGCGTGCTCGCGGGCGTCGTCGCGGTGCGCGCCGAGGGTCTCGGGAGCCACCGGGAGGTCGAGCACCGAGTGGCGCTCGACCTGCTCCAGGGCGTACCCGCGCGCGCCGAGGAAGCGCGGGCCGGGGGCATCGGCGGGGACGCGGCCGGCGCCGGTGGTGGCGACGAGAGCGCCCGGGCCCGGCGGAGGCTCCTCGCCGTGCGACGTGGAGGAGAGGGCCACGGTGCGCCCGGCCTCCGCGCCGAGACGCTCGGCG
This region includes:
- a CDS encoding GNAT family N-acetyltransferase, producing the protein MTAAQAGPTTTTARAVRVRIEPVPGSLDAPDAWAVHGTVRVGDAIDRAIHGHTDLALDAATVAGTVASAGYRRVLRWVAVRDDAPHETAPRPEAVVGRSMVALPQQGNTHVAVVYVGVDPAHRRRGVGSALWDAALEVARAEGRRVVQSDSSFAPEPPPGPGALEAPTGSGRVPAHDDATAFALHRGFTLEQVMRHSVLDLPVAPEVLDPLRAAATERSDGYRVHVWTDEVPEEWIDQFAVLETRMSTDAPNGGLDLEEDPWDAERVRTTSQEILDRGQGYVVAAAEHAESGTLAAFSMVSYPHDRPAVVFQYDTLVLREHRGRSLGMLVKVAVLDELARARPSSRRVHTWNAQENAHMLAINVALGFAPGSVDAEWQLVLDVAPGEGPGQPGATT
- a CDS encoding GNAT family N-acetyltransferase, coding for MSTAAHAALEVPLPLGYTLVEAPHPASLDDPGAWAYHAVADLEREHELEVHGYDDLALRARDVLSGMDHQEYATKRRFVVVRSAAARTLIAEGGPPSVPDVVAHLFVLHPTTSNERLGESFVLVRPSERGRGIGTALLALAERLGAEAGRTVALSSTSHGEEPPPGPGALVATTGAGRVPADAPGPRFLGARGYALEQVERHSVLDLPVAPETLGAHRDDAREHAGVDYRVHTWTDEVPDVWHDQVAVLFTRMSTDPPIGGVEYGEDPWDARRVRTWVDEQSEKRNGFLLSAAEHAPTGTLAAFTVFLYPHDHDDFAFQEDTLVLREHRGRRLGMLVKVANLDALAAERPTTRRVHTWNAQENDHMLAINVALGFRPAGVWAAWQRRTTPKDGE